The following proteins are encoded in a genomic region of Odocoileus virginianus isolate 20LAN1187 ecotype Illinois chromosome 14, Ovbor_1.2, whole genome shotgun sequence:
- the TPPP gene encoding tubulin polymerization-promoting protein: MADSRPKPAKSANKTPPKSPGDPTKDKAAKRLSLESEGSGEGAAATGAELSALEEAFRRFAVHGDTRASGREMHGKNWSKLCRDCQVIDGRSVTVTDVDIVFSKIKGKSCRTITFEQFKEALEELAKKRFKDKSAEEAIREVHKLIEGKAPIISGVTKAISSPTVSRLTDTTKFTGSHKERFDPSGRGKGRAGRVDLVDESGYVPGYKHAGTYDQKVQGGK, encoded by the exons ATGGCTGACAGCAGGCCCAAGCCCGCCAAGTCCGCCAACAAGACACCCCCCAAGTCCCCGGGGGACCCCACCAAGGACAAGGCTGCCAAGAGGCTGTCTCTTGAGTCGGAGGGGTCCGGCGAAGGGGCGGCCGCCACGGGCGCAGAGCTCAGCGCCCTGGAGGAGGCCTTCCGGAGGTTCGCAGTGCATGGGGACACCCGGGCCTCGGGCAGGGAGATGCACGGCAAGAATTGGTCCAAGCTGTGCCGGGACTGCCAGGTGATCGACGGCCGGAGCGTGACCGTCACTGACGTGGACATCGTCTTCAGCAAAATCAA GGGCAAGTCCTGCAGGACCATCACATTCGAGCAGTTCAAGGAGGCGCTGGAGGAGCTCGCCAAGAAGAGATTCAAAGACAAGAGCGCGGAGGAGGCCATCAGGGAGGTGCACAAACTCATCGAGGGCAAGGCCCCCATCATCTCGGGGGTGACG AAAGCCATCTCCTCACCCACCGTGTCACGGCTCACGGACACCACCAAGTTCACGGGCTCCCACAAGGAGCGCTTCGACCCATCAGGCAGGGGCAAGGGCCGGGCGGGCCGCGTGGACCTGGTGGATGAGTCGGGCTACGTGCCGGGCTACAAGCACGCGGGCACCTACGACCAGAAGGTGCAGGGGGGCAAGTAG